In the genome of Burkholderia sp. PAMC 26561, the window CTTCCACGCCCATTTGCGACAGGCGCGTCGGCAAGCCAAGACGCTCCGTCATGTCGTGAACGGCCTGAGCGATATCTGCGTTGGCGGGGAGGTTCATCACGCGGCGCATGCGTGCGAAGCGGTTCTCGGCAACCACGCTCGGCGCGCTTTCGTTAAAGCGCAGCACGGCCGGCAGGACCACCGCGTTCAGCGTGCCGTGATGCAAGCCGGTGCGCCCGTTCACGACCAGTCCGCCCATCGGGTGCGAGAGCGAATGCACGCATCCCAGGCCCTTCTGGAACGCCATCGCGCCTTGCATGGATGCACTCATCATGTTCAGGCGCGCATTTCGATCCTGTCCGTCGTGCGTCGCCTTTTCAATATTTGCCCACGCGCGTTCCAGCCCGTCGAGCGCAATGCCGTCGGCGGGAGGATTGAACGCGGAGGCAAGAAACGTTTCGATGCAATGCGCGATCGCGTCCATGCCGGTCGCCGCGGTCAGCATGGGCGGAAGTCCAAGCGTCAGCGATGGATCGCAGATTGCCGATTTCGGCAGCAGATGCCACGAATGGAAGCCGAGCTTGCGGCCATCGTCGAGAATGATGATCGCGCCGCGCGCCACTTCGCTGCCGGTGCCCGACGTGGTCGGCACCGCGATCAGCGGCGCGGCGTCCGCCGTGATCTTGTTGCTGCCACCTTCGATGGTCGCGTATTCGGTCAGCGTGCCCGGATGCGTCGCGGCGATCGCCACGCCCTTCGCCAGGTCGATAGCCGATCCGCCGCCCACCGCGATCAGGCCATCGCATTTCTCACTCTTGTAGAGCGCGGCGGCTTTCATCACCATGGCTTCGGTCGGATTCGACGGGGTTTCCTCGAAGATGGGAACCGCGCCGGCGTCGAGCGTCATTGCCTGGACGGTCTGCGAGACGAGGCCGGCGGCGAGCACGCCCTTGTCCGTGATGATCAGCGGCCGCCTGATGCCGGTGCGCGCGCATTCTCCGTCGAGTGACGCAAGCGCATCGAAGCCGAGATGAATGTGCGTGAGATAAAAGATGAAAGCCATGACGTGTCCCCGTTTTTAGTCTGCGTCAGGCATGTTAGGAGTGCCGGGAGACGCCGTCAATCGAGTCCGTCGATGGCACAAAATGTCACGATCCTTGGCGGCACCGCTCGCAGGACTATTGTCCCGGCCGGTCCACATACTCGACCGCGAGCCCGCGGCGGCGCATCCACTCCGCCACTGCGTGTCCCGTTCCCGCGCGCCACGGTCTGAGCTTCGCCGGCTCGACCAGCCGGTATTCGAGCAATTCCGGCGATAACGCGATCGTCCCGTTCGCCTTCACGTGGTACGCAATGATCAGCTCATTCTTGCGGATGAATTCGTACACGCCGACCAACTCCACCGATTGTGCGACGAGCGCCGTCTCCTCCAGCACTTCTCTCGCAATCCCTTCCTCCGGCGTCTCACCGTTTTCGAGAAAACCCGTGATCAGCGCGAACATGCCTTCAGGCCATGCCGCATTGCGCGCGAGCAGGATCTTGCCCTCGTACTCCACGATGGCCGCAACCACCGGCAGCGGATTGTTCCAGTGAACGAAACCGCATTCCGGGTCCGGGCACGCCAGCCGCACGCGGCCGCCTTCATGCGCGGCATCGGCACGTTCGACCAGCTTATTCGCATCGCGCGGACAGAAATGGTATTCGATCATGGTCAAATTCCGGGAAGTCGAGCGTTCAACGCGCGGCGCAAAGCGCGCGGATTTCAGCGGTGAACTGTTCCACCGTTTCCGGCAGGGTGTCCCACGCGCACATCAGCCTGCAGCCACCCGAGCCGATGAACTGATAGAACTTCCAGCCCTTGTTGCGCAGCGCCTGTGCCACATGTGGCGGCAGTTCGGCGAACACGGCGTTGGACTGCGGCTTGAACATCACCTTGACGCCTTCTATATCCGCAAGCCGGTCGGCCATCAACTGCGCCATTGAATTGGCATGGCGGGCGTTGCGCAGCCAGACATCGTTGTTGAGAAGGCCGAGCCACGGCGCCGAAATAAATCGCATCTTCGATGCCAGTTGCCCCGCCTGCTTGAGCCTGTAGGCAAAATCGACGGCCAGGGCCTTATCGAAGAAAATCACCGCCTCGCCGACCGGCAAGCCGTTTTTCGTGCCGCCGAAACACAGCACGTCTACGCCCGCGCGCCACGTGATTTCCGACGGGTGCACGTTCAGCGACGCCACCGCATTCGCAAAACGCGCGCCGTCCATATGCACTTTCAGATGCCGGCGCTTGGCAATCGCCGCGATCGCACGGATCTCCTCGACGCTATACACGGTGCCCACTTCGGTGGACTGCGTGAGCGTGACGACCTTGGGCTTCGGGTAGTGGATATCGGCGCGGCGCGTGACGATTGCTTCGATGGCATCCGGCGTCAGCTTTCCATCGATACCCGGCGCCGTCAGCAGTTTTGAGCCGCCGGAGAAGAATTCAGGGCCGCCGCATTCATCGGTTTCGATGTGCGCGAGTTCGTGGCAAATCACCGAATGGTAGGACTGGCAGAGCGACGCGAGTGCCAGTGAATTGGCTGCCGTGCCGTTGAACACGAAAAAGACTTCGCAGTCCGTCTGGAAAAGATCGCGGATGCGATCGCAGACGCCTTGCGTCCAGGAATCGTCGCCGTAAGCGGGCTCATGGCCGCTGTTGTTGGCATCGATCAGCGCTGCTAGCGCTTCGGGGCAAATACCGGCGTAGTTATCGGAGGCAAAATGTTGCATGCGGTCTGGAGCCAGGGCAATGTGGACGTGGCCGTCATTTTAGCGGTTCATGTCCGAATCCGCGGAGACGTCAATAAGACGATGCCGCGGATCTCATTGCCCTTCTACAGATTAATCTGATTACTTCGCGGCGGGTTGGCTCGCTGCCGCGGCTTGCTTGTCCTTCTTGTTAGCCTCGTGATGGCCGATCGCACAGCCGCCTGCCGCGCCCACTACGCCGTGCTTACCCGCTACGTGGCCGGCTACGCCGCCGACCGCCGCGCCTTCGAGACAGCCCTTCGCATAGACCGCGCCGGTGGTGAAAAGCATCGAGGATGCGAGTGCGAGCGAGACAAATTTCTTGTTCATGAACGTGTTCCTTTTTGTAGTCGATGCGCGGGACTTCGTGTCCGCGCTAGCCGAAGAACCGCAAGGTCCGTACCTGTCGATAGGCTTGCAATCGTTCGCCCCGAATGGAAAAAGCCCGTCGTGTTGATTACACGACGGGCTTTTGACCCTGGTTCAGAGACAGCTTTAGAGCTTCCCCTTCACCCACTCGTTGACACCGGCAAGCGCTGCTGCCAAGTTCTGCGGCTCGGTGCCGCCAGCCTGCGCCATATCCGGCCGCCCGCCGCCCTTGCCACCCACTTGCTGTGCGACGAAGTTCACGAGATCGCCCGCTTTCACTTTCTTCGATGCCTCCGCCGTCACGCCTGCAATCAGGCTGACCTTGTTGCCATCGACGGCAGCCAGGACTATCGCCGCGTTCTTCAGCTTGTCCTTCAATTTATCGACGGTTTCGCGCAATGTCTTGCCGTCCGCGCCCGGCAACTGCGCAGCCAGGACATGTACGCCGCCGATCTCGACTGCCTGCGACACCAGTTCGTCGCCCTGGCTCGATGCCAGCTTGGACTTCAGCGCGCCGAGTTCCTTTTCCAGCGACTTCACGTGCTCCTGAACCTGCATGATGCGCTGGGTCAGCTCCGACGGCTGCGCCTTCAATACCGCCGATGCCGCGTTGATCCGCGCATCGAGTTCCTGCACGAAACGCACAGCGTTGTCGCCGGTAATGGCTTCCACGCGGCGAATGCCGGCTGCCACGCCGCCTTCCATCACGATCTTGAACAAGCCGATATCGCCCGTGCGATTCACGTGGGTACCCCCGCACAACTCACGCGAAAAGCCGAGATCCAGCACGCGCACCACGTCGCCATATTTCTCGCCGAAGAGCGCCATTGCGCCGCCCTTCACCGCCTCGTCGTAGGGCATGACACGCACGATGCCCGGCGCGTTCGCCAGCACTTCCGCGTTCACGATTTCTTCCACGCGACGAATCTGCTCGTCGGTCATGGGGGCGTTGTGTGCAAAGTCGAAACGAGTCTTGTCGGGATCGACCAGCGAACCCTTTTGCTGCACGTGACCGCCAAGCACTTCGCGCAGCGCCCGGTGCATCAAGTGCGTCGCCGAGTGATTGCGCGCCGTGCGCAGACGGCGGGTCGTGTCGATCTCGGCCTTCACCACGTCGCCCACTTTCAGCGTGCCTTGCTCGACCGAACCGTGATGACCGACCACGTCCGATTGCACTTTCAACGTATCGGCGACGGCGAAGCGCACCGCGGCGTTTGCGAGCACGCCCTGGTCGCCGGCCTGACCGCCCGATTCCGCGTAGAACGGCGTGTGATCCAGCACGACGATGGCTTGCTGGCCGGCTTGGGCCTCTTTAACCGATGCCCCGTCCAAGTAGATTGCGACGATCTTCGCGTCATTGAAGAACTCGTTCTCGTAGCCATGGAACGTGGTCTTCTCGCCCGCATATTCCAGACCTTGCGCCGACTTGAACTTGCCGGCCGAACGGGCTTGTTCGCGTTGACGGGCCATGGCTTCGTCGAACGCGGTTTCGTCGACCGTGATGCCGCGTTCGCGGCATACGTCCGCCGTCAAATCCAGCGGGAAGCCGAACGTGTCGTGCAACTTGAACGCGAGCTCGCCGTCGAGTTGCTTCGAGCCTTTGGCATCGAGTTCGGCGAGTGCTGTTTCGAGCATCGCCATGCCGTGTTCGATGGTTTCGAAGAACCGTTCCTCTTCCTGTTTCAGCACGTTCGTGACGCGCGTCTGCGCTTCTTTCAGTTCCGGGTAAGCCGCGCCCATTTCCTCGACCAGATCTGCCACGAGCTTGTGGAAAAACGCGCCCTTGCGGCCGAGCTTGTAGCCGTGGCGGATCGCGCGGCGCACGATACGGCGCAGCACATAACCGCGGCCTTCGTTGCCGGGGATCACGCCATCGACGATCAAGAACGAACACGCGCGAATATGGTCGGCGATGACCTTCAGCGAATTGTTCGTGAGGTCCGGCGTACCGGTTTCGCGGGATGCAGCCTTGATGAGCGCCTGGAACAGGTCGATCTCGTAGTTGCTGTGCACATGCTGGAGCACGGCGGCAAGGCGTTCGAGGCCCATGCCGGTATCGACGCTCTGCTTGGGCAGCTTCGTCATGTTGCCCTGGGCATCACGATTGAACTGCATGAACACGAGATTCCAGATCTCTATGAAGCGGTCGCCGTCCTCTTCCGCAGATCCCGGCGGGCCGCCCCACACTTCCGGGCCGTGGTCGTAGAACACTTCAGAACAAGGGCCGCAGGGGCCGGTATCGCCCATGGTCCAGAAATTATCCGATGCGTAGCGCGCACCCTTGTTGTCACCGATGCGGATGATCCGCTCCTTCGGCACGCCGATTTCGTTTTCCCAAATGGCGAACGCTTCGTCGTCTTCCTGGTAGACCGTGACGGTGAGCTTTTCCGGCGGCAGGCCGTAGACTTTCGTCAGCAGTTCCCAGCAATAGTGGATGGCATCGCGCTTGAAATAGTCGCCAAACGAGAAGTTGCCGAGCATCTCGAAGAACGTGTGATGACGGGCCGTATAGCCGACGTTTTCGAGGTCGTTGTGCTTGCCGCCTGCGCGTACGCTGCGCTGGGACGTGGTCGCGCGTGAATACGGGCGCGATTCGGTGCCGAGGAACACGTCCTTGAACTGGACCATGCCGGAGTTCGTGAACAACAGCGTGGGATCGTTGCCGGGCACGAGGCTCGACGAGCGGACGATCGTGTGGCCCTTCGATTCAAAGAACTTGAGGAATTTCTCGCGGATGTCGGCGGCTTTCATGGCGTGCGGGTCTGCTTTTGTGTGCGGTGGCGACGCGCGTTCGTAGCTTGTGCGCGGCGCCGGGAGCCAGATTGGGATTGTCGATTATACGGGGTTTGGCGATGGATTCTGCCCGTGGCGGCGGACGATGGTGATGTGCGCGTGTTGATTGCTCCGGACGGGACGTCCGCGCAACGAACCTACGTGCGCAGTGCTCGCGCATGGACTGCAGACCAGCCACTGTTCAACTTCAATTCCGATTACAGACCGCGATCATGGTCCGGCATCAGCCATAATCAAAATAACCATTAACTTCTTTATAAAAACAAATAAAAATTTCGATACCGCGGAGCAATGCATAATTGTCGTCTAGCGAATTAGAATTTTCGCCGACGATGCGGCTACACCGGAATAAAATTTCACTTCCACCTCTAAAACTGGCACCTGGTGTATCTAATGGCAGCGATTATATGAAAATATATACTCAGTTGCGAAGACCACGCAGATATTGCGTAACGTTAATAAGCACTCAATCATTCAAAGAAACGCGTTCAATGCATCCACGGAACAAAATCTGCAAGGTCCTCGCCAGTGCGGCATGCCTGCTGGGGTTGGGCGCCGCCAGCTTGGATGCGGACGCATCCTGCTCCTTCGCGGATCCTCAAACTGCCCACGTTTATACGATCACCATTCCACCGCAGAGCCTCTCGCGAGATGTCCCGGTCGGCACCGTGCTTTACAAAGGCGAAGTCCCGACCATACCCGTCAGCGGCCTTTACGCATGGTGCGCGGCCCCTGGCATTTATCTGAAGTCTGTTACCGGCTCTACGCTGATATCGTCGACTAATAACGTTTTTACTTACGCTACCAGTATTGATGGGATCGGCATACGTTTTTACGAAGGCAACAACGGGAATCGCGGAAGTTATTTCGGGCCGGGAATTACCGGCAACTGGGTGGGTTCATGGAATTACAGCAACTCATCCTATGGCGTTGAAATAGTCCGTACGCAGCCCACCGGAGTCGGTCCGAGCTCAGGTACGGTTGCCGCAACAACTTACGCAACGTTCACGCTCGATCAGCTACTGGTCGCCACCATCCAGTTCACGCCGTTCGAGGTCGGTGTGCAAACCTGCACTGTCACCACCCCGTCGATCAACGTCGACATGCCGCGCGCCCATACGCGTGATCTGCCCACGGTAAATTCCACTTATGGCGACACCACGTTCAACATGGGACTCAACTGCGCGGCCGGCGTCAAAGTCGCCATGACCATCACCGACGCATCCCAGCCCAACAACACGTCAACCACGCTGTCGCTCGGGCACGACTCGACGGCGTCGGGAGTCGGCTACCAGATCGTGAACGGCGGCGTCCCGATCGCATTCGGTCCCGACTCGGCCGTACCGGGCGCGGCAAATCAGTTTGTCATCGTGCCGCTGTCGGTATCGGGCGCCTATAGCATCCCGCTGGTGGGCCGTTACGTTCGAACGGGAACAATGGTCCCCGGAAGTGCAAAGGCCTACGCGACATTCACCATGTCATATCAATGAGCGCGCCACTGGCGGGAATCTGCAGCGTCGGTAGATCTCACATGTCGTGAAAACGGCTTTGTCGAGCCGACAAAGTTTTACCGCACGCCCGCCCCGACCAGTCCGCCCGCTGCCGCGCCCGCCACTGTCCCGAGCGGACCGCCGGTCAGCACATAACCCAACGCACCGCCGGCCGCCGCTCCAATCCCCGCGTGCGCCTGCGTACGGCTCATCGCACACCCCGACACTGCTGCAATCAACGTCGCAACCGCAGCAACCCGAATCGATACCCGCGTGATCTTGTTCATGTTGAGACCTTCCTTTTTATTGTCGATATGCCGCGTCCCGAACCTTTCAATTTCATTATTCGGGGACGCGACGCTATCTTAAAATCGTCTCATCATTGCCGACAACGCGATTTACCTCCCGTTACGCTCGATACATCCGGTATTGAAACGCTGCGGGTTTGCATCAGATAAGGAACATGTCGCAACCGCGCCGCAGATCGTGGCGAAATCCCGGCCTGCGCTGTCCCGGGCGGATTGCTAAGGTAGAATCGTTTGATCGATTTGGTCTTACCGAACGCAAGCCGCACGTATTCGAACGCTAGCGCCCTCGTCAGCTCTTCTTCTCTTTCGCATGAACACTGATCGCAACGACGCCCCGGCGGTGAATAATTTCATCCGCAATATCATTGACGAAGACAATCGCAACGGCAAATGGTCGCAGCGGGTCGAGACGCGTTTTCCGCCCGAACCGAACGGTTATCTGCACATTGGCCATGCGAAGAGTATTTGCGTCAATTTCGGCATCGCGCGTGATTACGGCGGCGTCTGCCACCTGCGTTTCGACGATACCAACCCCGAAAAGGAAAGTGTCGAGTACGTGGATTCCATCGTCGATGCGGTCAAGTGGCTCGGCTTCGACTGGAACAAGGACGGCCAGGAATACCTGTACTTCGCAAGCGACTACTACGACCAGCTGTACGAATTCGCCGAACTGCTGATCGAGCGTGGCCAGGCTTATGTGGATAGCCAGACGGCCGAAGAAATGCGCCTGACGCGCGGCTCCGCGCAGGAACCGGGCAAGAATTCGCCGTTCCGCGACCGCACACCCGCAGAAAACCTCGACCTGTTCCGCCGCATGAAAGCCGGCGAATTCCAGGAAGGCGAGCACGTGCTGCGCGCGAAAATCGACATGGCGTCGCCGAACTTCAACATGCGCGATCCGGTGATTTATCGCATTCGTTTCGCGCATCACTACCGGACCGGCGACACGTGGTGCATCTACCCGATGTATGACTACACGCATTGTGTATCGGACGCGCTCGAGAACATTACGCATTCGCTCTGCACGCTGGAATTCGAGGATCATCGTCCGCTTTACGACTGGTTCCTGAACCAACTCGCCGACGACGGCAAGTTCACACGTCCGCTGCCGCAGCAAATCGAGTTTTCGCGCCTGAACCTCACCTATGCAATCACCAGCAAACGCAAGCTGCTCCAACTGGTGACCGAGAACCACGTGGAAGGCTGGGACGATCCGCGCATGCCGACTATCGTGGGCGTGCGGCGCCGTGGTTTCACACCGGAAAGCATCCGCCTGATGTGCGATCGCGTGGCCGTGACGAAGGTCGATTCATGGATCGACATGAGCGTGCTGGAAGGCGCGCTGCGCGATGATCTCGATGAAAAAGCGCCGCGTGCGATTGCAGTGCTGGATCCGCTGAAGCTGATCATCGACAACTTTCCGGAAGGCACGAGCGAGGCGTGCAGCGCGCCCGTACATCCGCATCATCCGGACCGCGGTGTTCGCGAGTTTCCGTTCTCGCGGGAATTGTGGATCGAGCGTGAAGACTTTCAGGAAGAGCCCAAGAAGGGATATTTCCGTTTGTTCCCGGGCAACAAGGTGCGGCTGAAGTACGGCTTCGTGGTCGAATGCACCGGCGCGGACAAGGACGAAAACGGCAATATCACGGCCGTGCACTGCAATTATTTCCCCGACAGCAAATCGGGCACCGAAGGCGCGAACGGCTACAAGGTCAAGGGAACGATTCATTGGGTCAGCGCGAAAGACGCGTATGAAGCCGAAGTTCGGCTCTACGATCGACTCTTCAAGGAGCCACAACCTGGCGCCGGCGGCGCTGAATTCCTCGATGCATTGAATCCGGATTCAAAGCGTGTGGTTCGCGCGTATCTCGAACCATCGGCGCGCAACGCCAATGCGGAAGACCGGTATCAGTTCGAACGTCATGGCTATTTCGTGGCCGATCGGGTGGATTCGAAGCCGGGCGTGCCGGTGTTCAATCGTATCGTCAGCTTGCGCGATAGCTGGGGCAAACCGGCTTGAAGCCGGCGGGGCGTCTGCCGGTGTCCCTGGCTAGCAGTTGGATGCGCGCGTCTACGCGGCCGTCCGCTAGCGCAACGTGCGCAGCGCTCGCGCTCGCGCTGCTGCTGGCGGCGCAGACTGTCTGCGCGAGCACGGCGGAACAACCTCAAATCTCGCCCACGTTGCGCAAGATCGCCGAGAACAACAGCATTGTTCTTGGCGTGCGCGAATCGTCGGTGCCGTTCTCGTATCTGGATGCGAAGCAGCAGCCTATTGGCTATTCCCAAAGCATCGCGCTCAAGATAGTCGATGAAGTCCGGCGCCGCTTGCAAAAGCCTCATCTCGCCGTGAGCACGGTGGTGGTGACATCGACCAACCGCCTGTCTTACGTGGTCAACCATCAGATCGACCTGGAGTGCGGTTCGACCGCCCATATCCGGGACCGCGAACAACTGGTTGCATTTACCAACAGCTTCTTCGACTACGGCATCCGGATGGTGGTGAAGCGCAAGTCCGGCATCCGGAATTACAGCGACCTCGCCGGAAAAACGGTATCGACGACCGCAGGCACGTCCGACGAGCAACTGATCCGGGAATTGTCGATAAACCAGAAGCTCGACTTGCGGATCATCGCCGCCCGCGATCACGCGGAAGCGTTCGAGGCGGTCAAGACCGGCCGCGCCGTTGCCTTCGTCATGGACGATCCCCTGCTATATGGAAAGATCGCGCAGGAAGGCGCCGCGCAGCGCGACTATGTGGTCACAGGCGACCCGCTTGCGCATGAAGCGTATGCGTGCGTCATGCGCAAGGGCGACCCGGTCTTCAAGAAACTGGCCGATGACGTCATTGCCGGCATGCAACGTTCAGGTGAAGCGGAGACGTTGTACGACACGTGGTTCATGCAACCCATTCCGCCCGACAACATCAATCTGCGTTTTCCGCTCTCGCCCGAGATGAGAGCGCTGTTTGCGAATCCGAACGACCGGCCATCGGACAATTGAACGGCTGCATCAGCCCATCAGGCTCGACCCGTCAGTCCAGCGTTTGATGCAGTTCGGCAAGCGACAGCGTGGTCTGGAATAGCCGCGCGAGACTGCGGCTTGCATACTGGTCGACATCGGCCAGCGACACCCATCGGTAGGCATCCATTTCGGGGATCATCGTGCCGTCGCGCCGCCGGGGAAAGTACGATTCGCAGACGCACTCCTCGATCTTCACTTCGTCTCGGCTGACGCGCACGGCGAACAAATGCAAATCCTTGTCCCGCCGATACACAAAGCGCCCCAGATCCTTCAGCCGCTCCGCCGGCAAGACGATGCCCGTCTCTTCCACGAGCTCGCGCAACGCCGCCTCGACAGGCTCTTCGCCTTCTTCGCCCTGACCTTTGGGAATGTCCCAATGCGACGTCTCGGTCGCGTGACAGAGCAACACGTCGCCTTGCGTGTTGAGTATCACGACGCCGCACGAAACCGTCCGCTCAGCCATTGATCGATCTGCTGCTTCGAGCTACGAAAGGGTGTTCGCCGCGAAGCTTCAATTGGAGACTGCTCACTGCTTGAGCAGCGCCCATTTGCCGCCTTCGGTCTTGCAGACGGTCGGCGCCCAGGTCTGCGTCTGGCCCTTGGCATGCGCGACCATGGTCAGCTTCCGGCACGTCCTGTCGCCTTTCTTGTCCGTGTCCGACGGCGTGATCGTGCCAGTGACTGCTACCGGATTGCCGGCGCCTTCGTTGTTCCAGTCGAGCGATTCGCCGTCCTGCTTGGTATCCAGCGCGGTGTGCGCGGACTTGTTGAGTATCTGCAGATCACGCTGCTTCATGTACGTGATGGGCGTGTTGTTCAGGAACCCGAGATTAGCCGCTTGAGCTGCGCCGCTGCCTAGCAGCACGCAGCCCGCGACCAGTGACAACGTGATTTGCGTAGAGACGCGTTTGAGCCCGTGAGTCGGCTGTGACATGGAAATGTTCTCCCTCGTTGATATTGATTGATTTTCTGCGTGGATCGCCATTCGGAATGCTGGGACAGACTGGCGAGCAAGAATCGTGTGGGTCGAGGATA includes:
- a CDS encoding iron-containing alcohol dehydrogenase; amino-acid sequence: MAFIFYLTHIHLGFDALASLDGECARTGIRRPLIITDKGVLAAGLVSQTVQAMTLDAGAVPIFEETPSNPTEAMVMKAAALYKSEKCDGLIAVGGGSAIDLAKGVAIAATHPGTLTEYATIEGGSNKITADAAPLIAVPTTSGTGSEVARGAIIILDDGRKLGFHSWHLLPKSAICDPSLTLGLPPMLTAATGMDAIAHCIETFLASAFNPPADGIALDGLERAWANIEKATHDGQDRNARLNMMSASMQGAMAFQKGLGCVHSLSHPMGGLVVNGRTGLHHGTLNAVVLPAVLRFNESAPSVVAENRFARMRRVMNLPANADIAQAVHDMTERLGLPTRLSQMGVEEGMFDKIIKGALADHCHKTNPREASAEDYRRMLQESF
- a CDS encoding NUDIX domain-containing protein, with amino-acid sequence MIEYHFCPRDANKLVERADAAHEGGRVRLACPDPECGFVHWNNPLPVVAAIVEYEGKILLARNAAWPEGMFALITGFLENGETPEEGIAREVLEETALVAQSVELVGVYEFIRKNELIIAYHVKANGTIALSPELLEYRLVEPAKLRPWRAGTGHAVAEWMRRRGLAVEYVDRPGQ
- a CDS encoding threonine aldolase family protein; protein product: MQHFASDNYAGICPEALAALIDANNSGHEPAYGDDSWTQGVCDRIRDLFQTDCEVFFVFNGTAANSLALASLCQSYHSVICHELAHIETDECGGPEFFSGGSKLLTAPGIDGKLTPDAIEAIVTRRADIHYPKPKVVTLTQSTEVGTVYSVEEIRAIAAIAKRRHLKVHMDGARFANAVASLNVHPSEITWRAGVDVLCFGGTKNGLPVGEAVIFFDKALAVDFAYRLKQAGQLASKMRFISAPWLGLLNNDVWLRNARHANSMAQLMADRLADIEGVKVMFKPQSNAVFAELPPHVAQALRNKGWKFYQFIGSGGCRLMCAWDTLPETVEQFTAEIRALCAAR
- the alaS gene encoding alanine--tRNA ligase, which gives rise to MKAADIREKFLKFFESKGHTIVRSSSLVPGNDPTLLFTNSGMVQFKDVFLGTESRPYSRATTSQRSVRAGGKHNDLENVGYTARHHTFFEMLGNFSFGDYFKRDAIHYCWELLTKVYGLPPEKLTVTVYQEDDEAFAIWENEIGVPKERIIRIGDNKGARYASDNFWTMGDTGPCGPCSEVFYDHGPEVWGGPPGSAEEDGDRFIEIWNLVFMQFNRDAQGNMTKLPKQSVDTGMGLERLAAVLQHVHSNYEIDLFQALIKAASRETGTPDLTNNSLKVIADHIRACSFLIVDGVIPGNEGRGYVLRRIVRRAIRHGYKLGRKGAFFHKLVADLVEEMGAAYPELKEAQTRVTNVLKQEEERFFETIEHGMAMLETALAELDAKGSKQLDGELAFKLHDTFGFPLDLTADVCRERGITVDETAFDEAMARQREQARSAGKFKSAQGLEYAGEKTTFHGYENEFFNDAKIVAIYLDGASVKEAQAGQQAIVVLDHTPFYAESGGQAGDQGVLANAAVRFAVADTLKVQSDVVGHHGSVEQGTLKVGDVVKAEIDTTRRLRTARNHSATHLMHRALREVLGGHVQQKGSLVDPDKTRFDFAHNAPMTDEQIRRVEEIVNAEVLANAPGIVRVMPYDEAVKGGAMALFGEKYGDVVRVLDLGFSRELCGGTHVNRTGDIGLFKIVMEGGVAAGIRRVEAITGDNAVRFVQELDARINAASAVLKAQPSELTQRIMQVQEHVKSLEKELGALKSKLASSQGDELVSQAVEIGGVHVLAAQLPGADGKTLRETVDKLKDKLKNAAIVLAAVDGNKVSLIAGVTAEASKKVKAGDLVNFVAQQVGGKGGGRPDMAQAGGTEPQNLAAALAGVNEWVKGKL
- a CDS encoding fimbrial protein gives rise to the protein MKIYTQLRRPRRYCVTLISTQSFKETRSMHPRNKICKVLASAACLLGLGAASLDADASCSFADPQTAHVYTITIPPQSLSRDVPVGTVLYKGEVPTIPVSGLYAWCAAPGIYLKSVTGSTLISSTNNVFTYATSIDGIGIRFYEGNNGNRGSYFGPGITGNWVGSWNYSNSSYGVEIVRTQPTGVGPSSGTVAATTYATFTLDQLLVATIQFTPFEVGVQTCTVTTPSINVDMPRAHTRDLPTVNSTYGDTTFNMGLNCAAGVKVAMTITDASQPNNTSTTLSLGHDSTASGVGYQIVNGGVPIAFGPDSAVPGAANQFVIVPLSVSGAYSIPLVGRYVRTGTMVPGSAKAYATFTMSYQ
- a CDS encoding glutamine--tRNA ligase/YqeY domain fusion protein, with amino-acid sequence MNTDRNDAPAVNNFIRNIIDEDNRNGKWSQRVETRFPPEPNGYLHIGHAKSICVNFGIARDYGGVCHLRFDDTNPEKESVEYVDSIVDAVKWLGFDWNKDGQEYLYFASDYYDQLYEFAELLIERGQAYVDSQTAEEMRLTRGSAQEPGKNSPFRDRTPAENLDLFRRMKAGEFQEGEHVLRAKIDMASPNFNMRDPVIYRIRFAHHYRTGDTWCIYPMYDYTHCVSDALENITHSLCTLEFEDHRPLYDWFLNQLADDGKFTRPLPQQIEFSRLNLTYAITSKRKLLQLVTENHVEGWDDPRMPTIVGVRRRGFTPESIRLMCDRVAVTKVDSWIDMSVLEGALRDDLDEKAPRAIAVLDPLKLIIDNFPEGTSEACSAPVHPHHPDRGVREFPFSRELWIEREDFQEEPKKGYFRLFPGNKVRLKYGFVVECTGADKDENGNITAVHCNYFPDSKSGTEGANGYKVKGTIHWVSAKDAYEAEVRLYDRLFKEPQPGAGGAEFLDALNPDSKRVVRAYLEPSARNANAEDRYQFERHGYFVADRVDSKPGVPVFNRIVSLRDSWGKPA
- a CDS encoding transporter substrate-binding domain-containing protein, with product MRASTRPSASATCAALALALLLAAQTVCASTAEQPQISPTLRKIAENNSIVLGVRESSVPFSYLDAKQQPIGYSQSIALKIVDEVRRRLQKPHLAVSTVVVTSTNRLSYVVNHQIDLECGSTAHIRDREQLVAFTNSFFDYGIRMVVKRKSGIRNYSDLAGKTVSTTAGTSDEQLIRELSINQKLDLRIIAARDHAEAFEAVKTGRAVAFVMDDPLLYGKIAQEGAAQRDYVVTGDPLAHEAYACVMRKGDPVFKKLADDVIAGMQRSGEAETLYDTWFMQPIPPDNINLRFPLSPEMRALFANPNDRPSDN
- a CDS encoding NUDIX domain-containing protein, whose product is MAERTVSCGVVILNTQGDVLLCHATETSHWDIPKGQGEEGEEPVEAALRELVEETGIVLPAERLKDLGRFVYRRDKDLHLFAVRVSRDEVKIEECVCESYFPRRRDGTMIPEMDAYRWVSLADVDQYASRSLARLFQTTLSLAELHQTLD
- a CDS encoding RT0821/Lpp0805 family surface protein, with the translated sequence MSQPTHGLKRVSTQITLSLVAGCVLLGSGAAQAANLGFLNNTPITYMKQRDLQILNKSAHTALDTKQDGESLDWNNEGAGNPVAVTGTITPSDTDKKGDRTCRKLTMVAHAKGQTQTWAPTVCKTEGGKWALLKQ